Proteins co-encoded in one Candidatus Nomurabacteria bacterium genomic window:
- a CDS encoding efflux RND transporter permease subunit, with the protein MTDVHIAGRISHFFAVNRPLSILLLLAALVFGLVAFFLTPKQYNPEITRPAFAVTIAYPGSDTETAINRVVYELVEKIDTVPGVEDVYTEVHDGSVINTTVIFAVGYDKTKAKVDLLSQLNQHSYLARGNIQTPSVMEINPETIPVLQIVFGSNSLDVAELRARVQGLVHELSLVSDVSELSVYGGYVPTMVVEVDPVRLAQAGSTLDAVSAVLASSQSHSRLSGVRSGGYVLDVVFDGLATSPAELGDVYIGNGVKLRDVAKVYEGAGSDRSYVYFDAGAGRGEVVMVSVAKVEGASAPVVTKAFLATLDATLAKSEYADLSYQVVGNDGQTAEAEIYGLTQNLVTSIAIVAVVLLLFLSTRAALVVLIAIPVTLLVVFGLGLLFGQTINRITLFALILSLGLLVDSAIVAVENIYTHLRRWRHDPSVATKERVVAVAIDEIGVGLLLSTLTSVIVFLPMNYITGMMGPYMGPIAFFVPAALIVSFLVAIVVTPFIASHVLHVEDRQSKVSVWFGVLMQRITNCYTKFLKQVLESRTLQNKLLLGALGVFMISLILPLTGLVHFQMLPRADRDQFYVYLDLPVGTDIEVTNHVANELATVLLGDDEVQHVQEFVGTAPVLDFNGMFKGANGRIEPWQATLRVNVSPAGKRSLSSTDITSRLRRQVREQLGDVSSAVRFIEEPPGPPVRATLVAKVSAGDNDTQVQAAADIKRFIAGVSGVVDTYVSDEAAVGRVRYQFDYAAAASLGVSPEAAMRTLGILNGGYGVTELIGGAQREYTPIELRLLAEVTATPNFIDVLSVVSDAGDIVSLRSVLTVGEELRPSSVQFEDAKRLSYVTAEVEGKSIMYVTIDVLKQLLAGTMSGYQVIDWNLWSLTLEDEGGQIIDLVWGGEWEMTLENFRDLGIAMGVALLMVYALLVAQYNRFDTPGYVLVTVPLGLVGILWGFLVLDGGFGIYLTATALIGFIALIGIVVNNAIIFLEYVDQSVAAGAMYKEALIAAGEARLRPIFLTSLTTVLGSLTIASDPVWSGLAWSIVFGLSFSTVLTLVVYPTLLIRFARHED; encoded by the coding sequence ATGACAGATGTACATATTGCCGGGCGTATTAGTCATTTCTTTGCGGTCAATCGACCACTTTCAATATTACTGCTTTTGGCGGCCCTTGTATTTGGGTTGGTAGCATTTTTTCTGACTCCGAAACAATACAATCCAGAAATTACCCGCCCAGCCTTTGCTGTCACTATCGCGTATCCCGGCTCCGATACTGAAACGGCAATTAATCGAGTAGTGTACGAACTTGTTGAAAAAATCGATACGGTGCCTGGGGTGGAGGATGTGTATACAGAAGTGCATGACGGTTCAGTTATTAATACGACCGTTATCTTTGCAGTTGGGTACGATAAAACTAAGGCGAAAGTAGACTTACTGTCCCAGCTCAACCAACATAGCTACCTAGCGCGCGGCAATATTCAGACTCCGTCGGTGATGGAGATTAATCCAGAGACCATTCCGGTTTTGCAGATAGTTTTTGGTTCCAACTCTCTCGATGTGGCGGAATTGCGAGCGCGGGTGCAGGGATTGGTGCACGAACTCTCGCTTGTGTCTGACGTAAGTGAGCTCTCTGTCTATGGTGGCTATGTTCCAACGATGGTGGTGGAGGTTGATCCGGTTCGGCTTGCGCAAGCTGGTAGCACACTTGATGCTGTTTCTGCCGTACTTGCTAGCAGCCAATCTCATTCACGGTTGTCAGGAGTGCGCAGTGGCGGCTATGTGCTCGATGTGGTATTTGACGGCTTGGCAACATCACCGGCTGAGCTTGGTGATGTGTATATTGGAAATGGCGTAAAGTTACGCGATGTTGCCAAAGTATATGAAGGAGCAGGAAGCGATCGCTCGTATGTATATTTCGATGCCGGCGCTGGTCGCGGGGAGGTAGTGATGGTATCAGTGGCGAAAGTTGAGGGAGCGAGTGCGCCGGTGGTAACGAAAGCATTTTTGGCGACACTTGATGCGACGCTTGCGAAAAGTGAATATGCTGACCTGAGCTATCAAGTGGTAGGGAATGATGGTCAGACTGCAGAAGCAGAAATTTATGGACTGACGCAAAATCTCGTTACGTCAATTGCGATTGTAGCGGTGGTGTTGCTTTTATTTCTCTCAACCAGAGCGGCGTTGGTGGTCTTGATTGCAATTCCTGTCACACTTCTTGTGGTGTTTGGCTTGGGACTCTTATTCGGTCAAACCATCAATCGCATTACGCTCTTTGCGTTAATTTTATCGCTCGGTCTGTTGGTCGACTCAGCGATTGTGGCAGTAGAAAATATCTACACGCATCTTCGGCGGTGGCGACACGATCCGTCTGTAGCAACTAAAGAGCGTGTCGTAGCTGTGGCGATAGATGAGATTGGAGTAGGGTTGTTACTTTCGACGCTCACGTCAGTGATTGTGTTTCTACCGATGAATTACATCACCGGCATGATGGGGCCATACATGGGACCGATTGCTTTTTTTGTGCCGGCAGCGCTAATAGTTTCATTTCTTGTGGCAATTGTGGTGACGCCGTTTATTGCGAGTCATGTACTACATGTAGAGGACCGCCAAAGCAAAGTGTCGGTTTGGTTTGGGGTATTGATGCAGCGGATTACAAATTGCTACACAAAATTCTTAAAACAGGTACTTGAAAGTAGAACGCTGCAAAACAAGCTGTTGCTTGGTGCGCTAGGAGTTTTCATGATATCGCTTATTTTACCGCTCACTGGACTGGTGCATTTCCAGATGTTGCCACGCGCAGACAGGGATCAATTCTACGTGTACCTCGATTTGCCTGTCGGTACGGATATTGAAGTAACAAATCATGTGGCCAATGAACTGGCGACAGTGCTGCTTGGGGATGATGAGGTGCAGCATGTGCAGGAGTTTGTTGGGACGGCGCCGGTGCTTGATTTTAATGGAATGTTTAAGGGTGCAAACGGACGAATCGAGCCTTGGCAAGCGACCTTGCGCGTGAATGTATCTCCGGCAGGGAAACGTTCACTTAGTTCTACAGATATTACGAGTCGGTTGCGTCGTCAGGTGCGTGAACAGCTTGGTGATGTTTCTTCGGCTGTCCGGTTTATTGAAGAACCGCCAGGGCCACCGGTGCGAGCGACTTTGGTGGCGAAAGTGTCGGCGGGAGATAATGATACGCAAGTACAGGCCGCTGCAGATATCAAGAGATTTATTGCTGGTGTTTCTGGGGTGGTGGATACGTATGTTAGTGACGAGGCGGCGGTTGGACGGGTGCGATATCAGTTTGATTACGCGGCCGCCGCCTCGCTTGGTGTATCACCTGAGGCGGCAATGCGGACGCTTGGTATACTAAATGGTGGATATGGAGTGACAGAACTGATTGGTGGCGCGCAGCGTGAGTACACGCCAATTGAACTACGTCTGCTGGCTGAAGTTACTGCAACACCTAACTTTATTGATGTGCTCAGCGTGGTAAGTGATGCGGGTGATATCGTGTCACTTCGTTCAGTTTTAACAGTGGGAGAAGAGTTACGGCCATCGTCCGTACAGTTTGAGGATGCTAAGCGACTATCGTATGTAACGGCCGAAGTAGAAGGTAAATCTATTATGTACGTCACGATTGATGTATTGAAGCAGTTGCTGGCAGGTACAATGAGTGGCTATCAGGTGATTGATTGGAATCTCTGGAGTCTGACCTTAGAGGATGAAGGTGGGCAAATTATTGATCTAGTGTGGGGCGGTGAATGGGAAATGACCCTAGAGAATTTTCGTGACCTAGGGATTGCAATGGGGGTGGCACTCTTGATGGTGTACGCGCTCTTGGTGGCGCAGTACAATCGCTTTGATACACCAGGATACGTCTTGGTTACGGTGCCGCTTGGGCTGGTCGGTATTCTTTGGGGATTCTTAGTACTCGACGGAGGCTTTGGTATTTATCTTACCGCTACTGCCTTGATTGGCTTTATTGCGCTGATCGGCATTGTGGTTAATAACGCAATTATCTTCTTGGAGTACGTCGATCAGTCAGTGGCCGCAGGCGCGATGTACAAGGAGGCGCTCATTGCGGCAGGGGAAGCGCGCCTGCGGCCAATCTTCCTCACCTCCCTCACCACCGTGCTTGGATCGCTCACAATCGCGAGCGATCCAGTCTGGTCCGGTCTGGCGTGGTCGATTGTGTTCGGGTTATCATTTTCGACAGTGCTGACGTTGGTAGTGTATCCAACGCTCCTTATTCGATTTGCTCGGCATGAAGATTAA